From one Esox lucius isolate fEsoLuc1 chromosome 11, fEsoLuc1.pri, whole genome shotgun sequence genomic stretch:
- the rnf113a gene encoding E3 ubiquitin-protein ligase RNF113A, producing MAESEEPKATCTFLFKKSNKKFNARKRKASDSDKDGNSDEDKNAVVRRDRKTGSVNPMIQRTKKAEREAVSSGDSDEEKETKKITVAYKSTRSAKPEGPDDMGATAVYELDTAKDNDAQAIFERSQKIQEELTGKEDDKIYRGMNNYKKHIKPKDSTMGNASSGMVRKGPIRAPEHLRATVRWDYQPDICKDYKETGFCGFGDSCKFLHDRSDYKHGWQIERELDEGRYGANDENYEVSSDEEDMPFKCFICRESFKNPIVTKCRHYFCEVCALQHYRKSKRCYVCNVQTNGVFNPAKELAAKIAKHQAMLDQPPSDEDD from the exons ATGGCGGAGTCAGAGGAACCCAAAGCAACTTGCAcctttctatttaaaaaatcGAATAAAAAATTCAACGCTAGGAAGAGAAAAGCAAGTGACAGCGACAAAG ATGGCAACAGTGACGAAGACAAGAATGCCGTGGTCAGAAGGGACAGAAAGACTGGTTCGGTGAACCCTATGATTCAAAGG ACGaagaaagcagagagagaggcggtGTCATCCGGTGACAGCGATGAGGAAAAAGAAACGAAAAAAATCACTGTGGCTTACAAGTCTACAAGGTCAGCG AAACCAGAGGGTCCAGATGACATGGGAGCAACTGCTGTCTATGAGCTGGACACTGCAAAGGACAATGACGCTCAGGCTATCTTTGAGAGAAGTCAGAAGATCCAGGAG GAGTTGACTGGTAAAGAGGACGATAAGATCTACAGAGGAATGAACAActacaaaaaacacatcaagCCCAAAGACTCCACAATGGGCAATGCCTCCTCTGGCATGGTCAG GAAGGGCCCAATCCGGGCCCCAGAGCACCTTAGGGCCACAGTGAGGTGGGACTACCAGCCAGATATCTGCAAGGACTACAAAGAGACTGGCTTCTGTGGCTTTGGAG ACAGCTGCAAGTTCCTCCATGACCGTTCAGATTACAAACATGGCTGGCAGATCGAGAGGGAGCTGGACGAGGGCCGCTACGGGGCCAATG ATGAGAACTACGAGGTGAGCAGCGATGAGGAGGACATGCCCTTTAAATGCTTCATCTGCAGAGAGTCCTTCAAGAACCCCATCGTCACCAA GTGTCGCCACTACTTTTGTGAGGTCTGTGCTCTTCAGCACTACCGCAAGTCCAAACGCTGCTACGTGTGTAATGTCCAGACCAACGGCGTTTTCAACCCAGCTAAAG
- the LOC105012980 gene encoding RUN domain-containing protein 3A, translated as MESDSVRKAMAMGLTSKKASSRSVSVERKNLITVCRFSVKTLLEKYTAEPIDDSSEEFVNFAAILEHILSQRFKGPGSWFSSDGQRSFWDYIRLACSKVQNNCIASIENIENISTSRAKGRAWIRVALMEKRLSEYVATALKDTRTTRRFYDDGAIMLREEATVLTGMLIGLSAIDFSFCLKGEALDGKSPAVIDYTPYLKFSQSYDYLSDEDDRRSVDSSASDESVPEHPYIPLVTDEESWRNKCRKMEQRFKIVYAQKGYLEELVRLRESQLKNVEMENKKLSTRLEELSVQSTQEKKELEAIVLELQAQLTALIPSDSSHLAKDPSIPLVNQWPSIRGYNNQRDDKLFRRRSFHSLEQLSAEGSINSDSQKTDNKQNRDTGKDNTPSMMGLCGSLASLPSCKSMSSLKSSECLVNISMEPSPALSPS; from the exons ATGGAGTCCGACTCTGTCCGAAAAGCAATGGCTATGGGTTTGACATCGAAAAAAGCATCTTCTCGGAGCGTCAGTGTGGAGCGAAAAAATCTAATCACCGTATGCAG ATTCTCTGTGAAGACTCTCCTGGAGAAGTACACAGCCGAGCCCATCGATGACTCATCCGAGGAGTTCGTCAACTTTGCTGCCATCTTGGAACACATCCTCAGCCAGCGCTTTAAAG GTCCAGGAAGCTGGTTCAGCTCAGATGGCCAGCGCAGCTTCTGGGACTACATCCGACTGGCCTGCAGTAAGGTGCAGAACAACTGCATTGCCAGCATTGAAAACATTGAGAATATCAGCACTTCACGCGCCAAG GGTCGGGCGTGGATTCGTGTGGCGCTGATGGAGAAGCGTCTGTCTGAGTATGTGGCCACTGCGCTGAAAGACACAAGGACAACCAG GAGGTTCTATGATGACGGGGCCATAATGCTGCGAGAGGAAGCCACTGTCCTGACAGGGATGCTCATCGGTCTCAGCGCCATAGACTTCAG ttTCTGCTTGAAGGGGGAGGCGCTGGACGGGAAGTCCCCTGCAGTGATTGATTACACGCCTTACCTGAAGTTCAGCCAGAG CTACGACTACCTGAGCGACGAGGACGACCGGCGAAGTGTGGACAGCAGTGCCAGTGACGAGAGTGTCCCAGAGCACCCCTACATCCCCCTGGTCACCGACGAAGAAAGCTGGAGGAACAAGTGTCGCAAGATGGAGCAGAGGTTCAAAATCGTATATGCCCAGAAG GGCTACCTGGAGGAACTAGTGCGTCTACGTGAGTCCCAGTTGAAGAATGTGGAGATGGAGAACAAGAAGCTGAGCACCAGGCTGGAGGAGCTCAGTGTCCAGAGCACGCAGGAGAAGAAGGAGCTGGAGGCCATAGTACTGGAGCTGCAAGCACAACT CACTGCCCTCATCCCCAGTGATTCCTCCCACCTTGCTAAggatccatccatccctctggTCAACCAGTGGCCCTCCATAAGGGGCTACAACAACCAGAGGGATGACAAGCTCTTCCGCAG GAGAAGCTTCCACAGTTTAGAGCAGCTGTCTGCTGAAGGCAGTATAAACTCTGACTCACAGAAGACCGACAACAAACAGAACAGGGATACAG GAAAAGACAACACCCCTTCCATGATGGGTCTCTGTGGCTCTCTGGCCTCCCTCCCCAGCTGCAAGTCCATGTCCAGCCTCAAGTCCAGCGAGTGTTTGGTCAACATCAGCATGGAGCCCAGCCCTGCACTCTCTCCCAGCTAG